TTTGGCAGGCCGATCCGCTCCAATTAGAAATCTTCAGAAAGCACTTGATTAGTCTACCCTGAAGCCAGCACAACAGCTCgtaaaacaaaattaatctGCTATAGAAAGTATTTCGATATGGTTCGATCAACAATATCTTCTGGAGAAACCCTGGTTTAAACTTTGTAAATGCAGTGAAGAACAGCTGAGAACTTTCAAAGTCAGGATCAATTCTAGGTAAGTGGTGAGAAAACGCAACCGTTAGACAGAAGTTTTAACTTTTAAGTGATCTCAGCCTCAAAGTATATTGGTCGTGTAATCGCTACAGCAAAGTTTTGATACTATAAGCACCGCAAAACTATACAATTTTCCTCAATTCGTCGGTAACTATACATCTCCCCATTAAGCAACAGTTGAGTACGCGTGAATAAGTCAAAAGGCTTGCCATGGAGCCCCCTATATCACTATTCTAAACGTAGAACACAAGGAAGATTATATAGTTATATACATGGATCGAGAATTTGAACCAGGGGTGGGTTTATGACTCGTCTGCAGACTCGTCTCTTTGCCGTCGCATTCGAGCTCCCCACGACATGTTCCCTCTCGAGCTTTTGTGTATGGTCCTCCTCTTCAGCTCCGATATCTGGGACTGCCACTGGCTCTTCCATTCACTTTTATCCTCGAATCCCTATCGCAAACCAAAGCACAAACATAAATAACCCACAACTTCCAAAAGGGTACAAATACTATCACAAAATTCCTGCCTATTACGAGCCAAGCTAACGCAATAAACAACAGTCAAGGCATAGGAATCCAAACGAAATTACCAATTTTTGAAAGGATGATGCCATCGAGATAAGTACAATTCAAGAATCCGGAATATATGCAGATTTATAGAGATCTCATGGACatgaattaatcaattaaatgaGGACAACAAGGAAACGAATAACTCGGAAATATTCCCATCACATAAATAACATTCTTCGACATTGCTTTTTCTTTGACACAGCAGGATTCCGAAATCTTGATCTTAGATGTAGTAAAATGGTCCAAATTTCGAAACTTTGAAGGACATCACCATCAAGAAATGAAACACATCAGCGAATGGTCATCAGAAGCCACATCTGACCTGATTTCGATACTACAGCACGACAGAACGCGAAACCGGAAATCCCCGATCAGAGAAGATTCATCAAAATTATAACATGGGGACAAGAACTCAGCAACCCAGATCAAGCATTCATCAATTGGCCCCCTAATTATAAAGATCATAACTTTGCAATCGATATAAACAGCCCGGAAATTCCAATCGAATTCGAGAAATTCTGACAATATTAAGTCCCAATTCGACTCTAGCGAAGATTATGAAAGACATCGAAATCAGCTCGGAACGCAACGCAACTACCTCATCGAATTTGGAGGAGGATCTGCGAGCGGAGAAGGCGAGGTGGAGGCCCTTGGCCATGTTGCGGTCGTAGAGGGCTCGCCGCCTGGGGTCGGAGAGGGTCTCGTAGGCCTCCAGGACCCGAATGAACCGCCGGGTGTGCTCCTCGACCCGATCCGGCGGCGACACGTCGGGGTGGTACTTCCTCGCCAGCTGCTTGTACGCCTGCTTTATCTCCGGCAGCGTCCCGGTTTCCGGTATCCCCAGCAGCTCGTAGAAGGTGGACCCAGCCGCCAGACCCTCCCCGGTCATGGATGAGGCAGCAGCCCTTATCGGAGCGAACCGGACCCGCGTCGGGTATAAGGGTCGAGCCGCTGCGGGCCGCGGGAAGGCGTAGAAGCGTGATGGGTCCGTTCCGCTTCCCGGCAAAATCAAGCCGCACGAGCGCATCCCTTGTGGACTGttcttcccttcccttcccttccctttcaCCTTATGGttgttttttttctgttttcggGGCACTTGATGATTATTATGGAGATTTTTCAGGCGAATTGCCTTTTTTCATGGCTTCGAAAAGTGGAGTGGGTGAAGAGTATGCGTGCGTGATGAAGTTGGTGAAGTGAGGACGAGGACGAAGGACTAAAGGAGGGCTGATATAGGCTTGCTGCCAATTTTGAGTGGGTCCaaaggtttttcttttcttttttctttttttttcttttccatgtttatgttttatctatttattgtGGAGATAactcctttatatatatactatagtTACCACACAAATGCGCTACCGGCAAGCGCAATCGTTTTCGGTTTTTATCACATCTCGGTTTGGATTTTCATGAAAAACTTGTTTAATTTATGAGAATTATGATTTATTGAGCCTCATTTTCCTCGCTGGCATTGTTTCCCGATCAAACTGTGGACTCTTGTACTGATCTCTATTGATTACAAATAAGAGAGGCCGCTGGAATTGATCGGAATCATGATTTGACCTTTGACAGTTGTTCGAAAGAAAGTGCCGGTTTTTAGAgactttttccatttttttattccaTGAAATAGGAGAATGAATAGAAGTGAGATTAAATAATAAGATCCAActatagaaaaattaaaacagtTAACATCATGAGTTCTTTTGCTTcaataatagtataagatataagattatagatttttttttatcctataTCTTGaggcaaaaaataataattactacTTACTGCATTGGTCCAATTGTTCATTTATTGAGCAATTGTTCTTAAAAGATTCTGATTTTACGGTATAGGATTTTTAGGGGTTTTAGAATTATAGGTTTGTAGGATCTATGGTTTTAGCCATTTTAGGATttgtttagtttttttttttttttttgagtttcaGGTCAATGATTTAGTGCTTTTGATAAAAAATTGTGGGAGATATtgcttttgtaattttatgaaattgaaTATTATAGTTTATTCTCCTCTCAATAAgtgtattttttaatattcaaatttGTGTTATCCTCCTTATAAGAGTTGGAGTTACTTATCACTCAATCAGTATTTTATTGTTAAGGTTTTAAAGTATTAGAACTTATTCCCCTCTCAGTAATTGTGTTTCCTTATATTCAAATTTGTATTCTCCTCCTTATAAATATTGGAGTTACTTACCACTCAACCAGTATTTTATTGTTAAGATTTTAGTGAATTAGGGTTTAGAGTTTATCTATTTTCAAAATCGTAGCTATAAAATTTAGTAATAAAGAAGGAATTATATAGAGATGAATTGTTTCTGAAATTAAAGGAGGGTGTACTTTAGGTATTGAAAGATATGGTTATGTTTGCTAAATGATCCACTTGATCAAAtatggaaaataaataatgattaattaaCCTATGATATATGATTAAAAAACCCTaagattattaatattatttttgtatatatttggTAGGAGATCTAGTGGCATGGaagaattttctctttttggttGAAGATAATCTAGTGGCAAAGATCAAATGCAGATTATTTATTGCATTTACTGACTGGAAAGTGTTAAGTGCTGaaagtaattattaatatttttttgggtgaatattATAAGtccaaatattttcaaatattaattcaaaaatatcGGCAATGAagtctaaaattgatttaatacTTTTAACACAATATAGAAGAAGGACAAGAAATTTTTAACATAAATTATGATATGATAAACGTTCACTAAACATTAATTctagtttaaaaaaaatgcttaTGAAGCCTTACGTCGCACGCAAACAAACCTTTTTGTATTATAAAATCTTGGGAAGTTCCCACTGGTTGCTTCcagagagtttttttttaaaaaaaatataagttgCCTCCAGAGAGGATAGCATAGCCTTCAAGGGGCCAGGGCACGTAAAGAGACAATATGAGCAGATTAAATGCGACCAGAGAATGGAGAATCGCATGAAGAGAAAGATAAAttatatgcaaaaaaaaaattaactttttgtATTATGGTACTTTCTTTATAgctaaaatattcaaatttgacaaggaaaaatcaaaagattatCATCTTTGTTTCGCAATTTATAATGATAAATATACGCGGTACGTATGTTTTTATTTGCATTATATGTGTTGATTGGGTTCAGTTGATTATAAAcgaattgataaaatgttaTCACACAATGCGCATGTATGAACTAATTTAGAGTAAAAGGCACCAAAAATATGGGATTTCTCAAATACTATGaatgtgtttggattgagagttgagttgagttgagttttggttttaattggtttgtaatgattgtattgttgaattatgagaaaaagagtaaaaaaataataaataattgagagaaaataatgattaagtaatgattgtgttgttgaattatgaaaaaggaatgaatagttgagagaattta
Above is a window of Punica granatum isolate Tunisia-2019 chromosome 7, ASM765513v2, whole genome shotgun sequence DNA encoding:
- the LOC116215581 gene encoding chaperone protein dnaJ 20, chloroplastic-like, encoding MRSCGLILPGSGTDPSRFYAFPRPAAARPLYPTRVRFAPIRAAASSMTGEGLAAGSTFYELLGIPETGTLPEIKQAYKQLARKYHPDVSPPDRVEEHTRRFIRVLEAYETLSDPRRRALYDRNMAKGLHLAFSARRSSSKFDEGFEDKSEWKSQWQSQISELKRRTIHKSSRGNMSWGARMRRQRDESADES